The window AATTTCAGCATATAacctacccccccacccccaccttttcaaaattattgggggtgctaagcccaatggaaataacccctccctggacacatacaaggatttTTCTCaagattgggggtgctcaagcacccacagagtcggctccaatgcctcgGTGTCCTGGGTTATAATTTCACCATATAACCTACCCCCCTACCCCCACCTTTTCAAAATTAAACCTGCTACCTCTCCTAAGGTGGAGGATTTATTAGGAGCCACCCAAAGGATCCAAATGGTTGCTGGGTCTTTGCAAGAGCCTTGGTATGTGATGAAAGGGAGCGATCGGTTTAGAGTAAgggggtggtgtgtgtgtgtgttaaggaGGAGAAAGATCTAGGGGCGATGTGTGTGGGAAGGAGTGATCTcagcgaggaggaggaggaagagggggtagagtattagattgtaagctctttgagcaaggactgtctttcttctatgtttgtgcagcgctgcgtacgctttgtggCGCTAGTGTTCGAGAACGGAGGATCGGAGGATGAGATGTCAGTGTGAAAGGAGAGGGGGGGCATCACAATCTTGGgacaatgtgtgtgtgggggggggggcacacacagACCCAACACTCACCCAGGCCCGAAGCACCGGAAACCGCTGCCGGGGGGAACAAGAGACGCCGGAAACCAAGGCTGGAGGAACTACAGAGAGATACCGGAAGCGCAGGCCCCGACACCGGAAGCAGCTGTTCAGCGGGCACCCAAGAAAGAAAAGGCGATTCGAGGGTCCCTCCCTAGCCCAGAAGGTCTCCCTAACTCGAGCAGATCGGAAGAATCAGAGGGACCAAAGCGCCCCGACACCCAACCATAGAGACCAAGGGAGTGGGAAGGTCAGTCAGTGCTTCCGCCGAGCGACGCTCTAGCCCCCTCGGCGCAGACTCGCTTCTTGGCTTTGCTTCTCTGAGAGCCTGTGACAAGTAGCATCAATGTTTGGATGCAGTGACTGGGAAATCAAGAAATGGAGAAGTAAAAAGAGGACCAATCCCTATGCGTGTCTGGCCAATACTTGTTAATGAAACTTGGCCAAATCCTAGATCCAGGTGTGCTACTGGCTAGAGCCACATCCACCAGCAAGGAACTTTACAACTGGATGCTcagcctgacccccccccccccccacccccactttctTTGTTTCAAATCTGCTACCTGTTAATTGTGCAGAGCGTCCCTTGGCAGGGGCGTAACTGTGGacgggcccagccacttttgctccaggcccgccctccCCGTCTGCATGGTCTGctgacttttactgccctgaagcgctgttctccctccagcaccggcgattcccatagccagccttctgccagcgcgcgttgtcagggcctcttctcaggcgcgtgcCACCTTTGcggtaaacaggaagttgcagagtaggcaggatgcgcctgagaagaggctccgacgatgcgcactggcagaaggctggctacgggaatcgccggtgctggagggagaacggcgcttcagttCAGTACAAATGatcagaactgaccatgtgcagggggctgtctcgggggtgggggggtagtgggtggagaggaaatgcggcggcagGCGGGGGGAGGTAGCGGGTggggaggaaatgcgaggcctgtgcccaccccgtccacctccaggcccatctaaaaattgaactctggctacgctactatCCCCTAGTCCTAAGACTGAAAGAGCAGCAGTTAATGGACCTCTGTGAACCTGGGCCCCTTATTTTGATGTGAGGATCCTAATGCAAGACAGACGTTGAAGGGGTGCACTCAGTCTTTTACATTTATGAGGGTGTCAACATATGGTTTATTGCAGAAATAAGATATGTCCGGTACACTGTGGAAATGATAAATACTAATTGTAGAAAAGTGATAATTATGCCAATAATAAGACCACCTTATGCACAACGTAATTGGCTAATGCCCTGGCTGTGTCATCCGGCCCCCaagtcttattttatttttgtttgctaGGATGACCAACTTCTCTTCTCAGCCTTTCTCCCTACAGCAGCAGAAgcagctggcactgaatatcacacGTGTCCTTTCGATCTACGGCTACATTACGGACTCCTACATCATCGTAAGTAGATTTCATAATAGAAGTTACTCACATGTTAAAGCAGCATCATGCACACTGCCCCTTCCTTTTTACACTAAGCTGAGCCTCAGGCAGTGGGTTGGGAGCACCGAGGATTATTTTGCTCCGTGTTCGTTCTTAGGAACATAGTAGGTGGACtcataaattattttctgctgccatCTGGTCTGCACACTTACACCTGTCCGCATTGCTAATGATAATGATACATAGCAGCTGCAAAGCACTCGATCCAAGTTGAATTTTGACATTCCTTAGTGtcctcaccagaccagtccagaacctgcgGGTTGTGTCCTTGGAGTAGCGGGTGGTTGACGAAAACAACATCTGTAAAACTAAAATTAGCAGTTAAGATCTAATTTCAACATTTTTCTCTACTGCCCTGAGTGGGTGAGCGTACACACTTTGGTAGCTGTTTAAATGATTGCAAAGACTAGCAAGGTTGTTATGTAAACATACAGCTTTCTAGGATACCCAGTGACCAGCTGACACCAATCTGTTTGGCGTCTAGGAAGTTGTAGTCTGTTGGAACCAGCCCAGCTATTTCCTGGCCTGCCATGGCGCTAGATTGTGTTTCTTTATCTGCCCTTGTTTTCTTGTATTCAAATTATGTTGTGGTACCATCGCATAAACCACCATTATATGTTTTGTCCACCAGGAGTTTTTTTACAGACGGTCTCTGGGATACTCTGCCTCAGTCTTGGCAGACAGTGCTGGCTGACCTCCCTTCTGCCCAATTAGCTGATTTGTTGCTGGAGACCGGGAACACAAAGGAAATCTGGTATGCAGAGTTTGATTTTTGTCCTGTCCTGAGCTCCAGTCATTTTTCTCTGGTTTCTTCTGTGCATCCTTCGTTCCAGGGCCAGAAAATGCAGCAATCAGCTGGAACCAACACCTACTTCTTGTGCTATTCTTTAACCAGCCACATGGTGGTGTTATAGGAGAAATTGTCAGTGCTCCCATTACCTACTCTCTTTGCCACATTGAGTTGCGTTAGCAGTAAGCCAAGCGCTACGAAATCACATGTAACTTTAATCTTGCGTTCCACCTCTCAGTTTGGTTTTAAGTGCTGCTTTTGCAGGGTAAAATGTCATTGTTTTAGTGACAGAGTCCAAATTAGGTCTTGTAACATTATTAATGAGTGTTAACAGACACCCATGGCTTGTTCACTCAATTCCTCTTTATCGCCCTCCTAGCTACAGGTCAGTGTGGCCCCTCTCCCTGCTGGCGTTTAAAGTCACAGCACACACGTTAGCTTTCCCCCGAGTAGCCAGAGAGGCGGGGAACGGTATGCTGGAAGAGTTCCGCCACAATCACTGCCAGAGCGCCATGCTTGAACCCCTCCTCCGGAGGCACGTGAAGCCCAAGAAACAACATGAGattcggcggctgggggaggtgagCTTGGCATTTTTCAAAAACAAACGGATATGAAAGAGCAGCTCCTAGCACTCGGAGTTCAGTTTGTAACTAAGATGCTAGGCCgggggtggagtgggggggggggagtggatgaAGTTGGTAAATCTTGGAGGTTTGAAAACAAGACTACGCCCTTGTTTAAATTTGACATGACACGACATTCAACCTTGCCACGTAATAATTCAGCAGAGTCCACGTTATATATGGCTGCAGGTTTTAGACGACAGAGAGAGATTTGATGATATACTTGGACCTTTCTCCGAGTGTTTTAACTGCTATTCACATGTGTGTTTTAGAGAATATTAGTGTTATTTTCTTGGGTACCTGTTTCATCAGCTAGATAATAGGCTGAACTATTCTAAAATTTAGGTTAGGAAGTCCCCCTTCCTCCTCAAAGTGTGTCTGCCTTTTCTTATAAATATACGTCAGCTTGAAGACCACTTGAGTATGAAGCATCAAAAATTGATGCCCAAAAAAATGAAATCCTGAGGCTAGATAGACCCGAATGTGCAAGGCTGTTTTCAACTGGGGTCTATGGCATTATTCCAGGAGGTGAACTGGGCCGGCACTGGCTGGGCCTCTGTGTCTGTATTTTTAAAAGATGTTCCTAGGATACACTTGCTTTGGTTAGGGAAATAAAAGCCTCCACAGAGTTGCAAATTTATGACAAAGTCCCCATATGTTTGTGTTCCTTGAGGATCTGGAGAAGCACTTTTTAATCTTTGCATCTCTCACTTTCCAGCTAGTAAAGAAGCTGAGCAACGTCACAGGTTGCGACTGCATTGTGGATGTTGGATCTGGCCAGGTACGATTTTCCAGCAGTTGCTTATAACGACCGCAGATCCGAGAGCTCCTTGCCTTCTGATAACGCTGGCATCATGGAGCAAAGGTTTGCACGTTATTCCGCCATCCCAAATTATAACAGCATGCAACTGAATCATTAGAAGACTTGGGTCTCTTAATTGATGACCACCTCTCCTCAGTGTTCTCACACAAATCGTGGCATCTGCTGGTTCTTCGTACGTAACAGCATTGTGCCTGGAATTGCTACGGTGTAGGTGTTACAAATAGCATGTGTCATTTGGTCTGTGCCGATCTTGTGTTGTAACTGATGCTATGGTTCTGTGCTTCACTATGATCTGCATGGCTCTGGGCGGGGAGGATCGGTGTTTTCTGATGCCACAATATCTGGGAGTGTCGAGGACGTCATCAAGAGGGACAcaatatatgtataaaaacacGGATGTTTCTTTGTGGCCAGGGAGAAAATCTTTGGCTTCTTACGGCTCTGTGAGGTTATGTGAATAAGTAGTGTCAATGATCTTTGGTGTGCATGGTATGACTTATAATTTTGGGTAATGCAGAAATATgtgctctcttctccccccccccccccccccaatcccagtAAATTATACTTTTCCATGGCACTCGTTGCACCTATGCGATGTATGTACACATTCATATATGTGTACACAAACACACCTGCGATACTTGAGATTACAAAAGGCACCAGATATAGGGCTGGTGCTGGGGGGAAATGTGATAAGTTTTGGCCTCTGGTCTCCTGCATGATAATTCTCTTTGAATTTTATCTAAGGGCCATCTCTCCCGGTTCCTGTCCTTCGGCCTCGGTTTGTCCGTCACAGCTATGGAGGCAGATGAGCATCTGGTCACCATGGCCACCAAGTTCGACCAGCAGCTGGGGTTCGCCttacagaaagagagaaagaaggcaaTGGAGGTATGCGTTTAAATGTCCTTCTTGGGGATCAAGCCTTCGATCAGCAAGTGACTTTATGCattaatttttgtttgtttgttttctttagtgCCTCGGTGGAGATGGCAGCCACAGCCTTACCCTCCAGGTGCCAAGACATGTATGGGGGTGGGTGGACCCCAAAGCATCCTGGGAACACTTTATTATCCAGTTATGCAAGGACCAGTCTTTAGAAACCCATACCTATTCAAAAGCAATAACTAGCCCATCCCAGGTAGCCGGATTGGGCTCTATAACTCCAGGACAGCAGCGTCTTGCTTGTCAAGGTAGGACCTGTActacagatgtagagaaggaccTGCCAGCAGTGGCCAGTGAAACATCAGTAAGTAAAAGTCACAGTAAAACAACAGCAGAGCTTGAAGTAAATGGAAACAGACCAGCAAGTTCTTTAAACCAGGATGGACACAGGTCTTGGAATGGTCACAGCTGTCCAGACAATTCCAGGAATTCAGACATTAGAAGAACTTCTATGTTATCAAACTGTTACCATATAAAGCAGCCATGCCGGCCGGGACCTTATTTCTCCCCCGAGAGCAGGTTTGTGCTAACAGGACTACATGCTTGTGGTGACCTCAGTGTCACCATGCTCCGCCATTTTGCAAGGTGTCCCAACATCGTGGGCATCACTTCGGTGGCCTGCTGCTACATGAAGATCAGCACCGCTGAGACGCCTGTTCCACCGGGTGTCCCGAGGCCCCGTCGCTTTCCTGAGCCTGCTCAATCCTCAGAGCCTGGCTACCCTATGAGCACCTGGCTGGCGCAGCTCCCCGGCCACCAGCTCTCTTACAAATCACGTGAAGTGGCCTGCCATGCCATCGAGGAGTACGCCGAACGCCTTCGGGGCAAGAGTACAGGCCTTCGGTCACACTGCTTTCGAGCTGTGTTGGAGACAGTGATTAGGGGGTTAGACCCATCCAAGAAGCGACTGGGTGTCCAGACGATAAGAAAGGCACATGAGC is drawn from Microcaecilia unicolor chromosome 14, aMicUni1.1, whole genome shotgun sequence and contains these coding sequences:
- the LOC115457475 gene encoding protein RRNAD1-like, with translation MTNFSSQPFSLQQQKQLALNITRVLSIYGYITDSYIIVSRFHNRSYSHVKAASCTLPLPFYTKLSLRQSFFTDGLWDTLPQSWQTVLADLPSAQLADLLLETGNTKEICYRSVWPLSLLAFKVTAHTLAFPRVAREAGNGMLEEFRHNHCQSAMLEPLLRRHVKPKKQHEIRRLGELVKKLSNVTGCDCIVDVGSGQGHLSRFLSFGLGLSVTAMEADEHLVTMATKFDQQLGFALQKERKKAMECLGGDGSHSLTLQVPRHVWGWVDPKASWEHFIIQLCKDQSLETHTYSKAITSPSQVAGLGSITPGQQRLACQGRTCTTDVEKDLPAVASETSVSKSHSKTTAELEVNGNRPASSLNQDGHRSWNGHSCPDNSRNSDIRRTSMLSNCYHIKQPCRPGPYFSPESRFVLTGLHACGDLSVTMLRHFARCPNIVGITSVACCYMKISTAETPVPPGVPRPRRFPEPAQSSEPGYPMSTWLAQLPGHQLSYKSREVACHAIEEYAERLRGKSTGLRSHCFRAVLETVIRGLDPSKKRLGVQTIRKAHELSFEEYARQGLARVGLDPNVPLDKASVEAMLSQEQNVVAFFSLALLLAPLVETILLLDRMIFLQESGFHCELLPLFDPKLSPRNLVLVAAKPTSATLTTDDLGTPRSTDNCRR